The DNA segment TGGGCCTGGGCCTGCGTCCCGGCACTCCGGTACTCAGCCTCGGTACGTCGGGCACCGTGTACGCCGTCTCCAAGCGCCGCCCCACCGACCCGACCGGCACGGTGGCGGGTTTCGCCGACGCGCACGGCGACTGGCTGCCGCTGGCCTGCACCCTGAACTGCACCCTCGCCGTGGACCGGGTCGCGGCCCTGCTGGGGCTCGACCGGGAGGCCGTGGAACCCGGCACCTCGGTCACCCTGCTGCCGTATCTCGACGGTGAGCGCACCCCCAACCTGCCCCACGCCTCGGGTCTGCTGCACGGACTCCGCCATGACACGACCGGCGGCCAGGTGCTCCAGGCCGCCTACGACGGCGCGGTGCACTCCCTGCTCGGCGCCCTCGATCTGGTTCTGGACGAGGACGCCGACCGCACCGCTCCCCTGCTGCTGATCGGCGGCGGCGCACGCGGCACGGCCTGGCAGGAGACGGTGCGCCGGCTGTCGGGGCGGCCGGTACAGATCCCCGAAGCGAAGGAACTCGTCGCGCTCGGTGCGGCCGCGCAGGCCGCGGGACTGCTGACCGGCGAGGACCCGGCAGCCGTCGCCCGCCGCTGGAACACGACGGAGGGACGGGTCCTGGACGCCGTGGAACGGGACGAGGAAGCCCTGAACCGGATCGCCGGGGTAGTCTCCGACGCGTCCCCGCTGCTGGAGCGGGGTACGGACTCCCTCTGACCCCCGCCGCCGGGTCACCGAGAGGGTCGCGCACAAGGCCCGGTGGCGAGCGACCACAGCGCCAGGACCACGGACACCGAGGATCGACGGAGGCATGACCGCACCGCCGCACGACAGCCGACCGACGGGGAACGGACGCACCCTGCCGGACACCCAGCAGGGCATGCGGCGCCGCAACCTGGCACGGGTCATGCACGCCGTCAGCTCGGACGGCCCGCTGTCGCGCGCCACGGTCGCCTCGCGCATCGGCCTCACGCGGGCGGCCGTGTCGTCCCTCGTGGACGAGCTGATCCGCTGGGACCTGCTGGAGGAACTGGGTCCCGAACGACCGAGCCGGGTGGGACGACCCGGCTCCGCGCTCGCGGTGAGCGGGCGCGGGCCTGCGGGGATCGGGGCGGAGATCGGCGTGGATCACCTGGCCGTGTGCGCGGTCGACCTGCGGGGCACGGTCCGGGCGCGGGCCGTGCGACGCGGAGCGAACCGTGGGCGCTCCCCCGAATCCGTGGCCGAGGAACTGACCTCGCTACTCCAGCAGGTCACGGCCGAGGTGGAGAAGGACGGGCTGTGGGTCGCCGGACTCGCGGTCGCCGTCCCCGGGCTGATCGCCCGCGACGGCCGTACGGTCGTACGCGCCCCCAACCTCGGCTGGCACGACACCGACCTCGGCGGCGTGCTGCCGGGCGAGGTGCCGCTGACCGTGGACAACGAGGCCAACTTCGGTGCGCTGGCGGAGCTGTGGCTCGGTGACGGGACACCGGGCGACTTCCTCCATGTGTCTGCGGAAATCGGCATCGGTGCGGCGATCGTCGTGGACGGTCAGTTGCTGCGGGGCACCCGTGGCTTCGCCGGAGAGCTGGGCCATGTCCCGGTCCGGCCGGACGGTCCCCCCTGTCCGTGCGGCGGTCGCGGCTGTCTGGAGCAGTACGCCGGTGAGGAGGCCGTACTGCGGGCGGCCGGGATCGAACCCCGCGAGGACGTGGTGGGAGTGCTCTCGGAGCGGGCCGACGCGGGCGACGAGGAGGTGCGCACGGCGCTGGGTGAAGCGGGTACGGCACTCGGTATCGCCCTGACCGGGGCGGTCAATCTCCTGGACCCAGACACGGTCGTCCTGGGTGGCGCGCTGGCGGCCCTCTCGCCATGGCTTCTCCCCTCTCTGCAACGTGAGCTGCGCTGTCGCACAGCCGGGCCGGCATGTCCGGTGGCGGTCTCCGAGCTGGGGCCGGAGGGTCCGCTGCTCGGCGCCGCGCATTCGGTGGTACGGGCCGTGCTGGACGATCCGGCGATGGTGGCGGAACGGCCCTGACACTTCGGCCGATGCCCGCGGCGGAAGCCCGCCACGCTCACCGCCGCCCGAAGTCCCTCGAACGGGTGGCCGACTTATCCACAAAGCGCCGGTTGTCCACGGACTCGGCGCACACCCTTCTGCCCAACTCCCCCGCGCCGTACCGTGATTCACGCGAGCCGCAACCGCCGGACCGTAGAGGCGGAAGCGCAGGCCGCCACACGTGCTGAGCGCCATCTGACACATGCATCGGGGGATACATGTACGCGAATTCGACCGGCGTACGACGCCACAACCGACACCACCACGACCATTCCCGGCTCCCGCTGACCGGAGCTGACACTGTGTCGGTCATACGTGCAGGGCTCCACCGATCCGGACGCGCACCCCGCCGTACAGACGCACCCGCACACGCTCACACCCTGCGTACCCACGTCCTCATCTGCCGCATCACGCACGGCAGATGACACTCACAGCGCTGAAGGGCAGCCGACGATGGAGATGAACCAGCCCCGTACCCACCTCACCCGACGTGGCGTCCTCAAGGGCGCGGCACTCGCCGCTGTCCCCTACGCCCTCCTGCCCGGCCCCCAGGCTGCCGCGCAGGCGGCGGTCGACTACCCGCCCGGCGAATGGCAACCCGCGAGCAGCGGCAACTACACGGTGTCCAGCCGGCCGGCGGCCTACAAGATCGATCGGGTGATCCTCCATGTCACCCAGGAGACCTACACAAACACGCTGGCCATCTTCCGGAACACCGGCAAGAAGGTGTCCGCGCACTACCTCGTGCGCTCGGCGGACGGTCATGTCGCCCAGTGCGTCCGGGAAGCGGACGTCGCCTGGCACGCGGGCGACTGGGGCTACAACACCCGGAGCATCGGCATCGAGCACGAGGGCTGGGTGGACCAGCCGGCCTACTTCACGAACGCGCTCTACGAGCAGTCCGCGAGACTGACGGCAGCGGTGTGCGACAAGTACGGCATCCCGAAGGACCGGGAACACATCATCGGCCACTACCAGGTGCCCGGCACCGACCACACCGATCCGGGGGTGAACTGGGACTGGGTCCGCTACATCAGACTCGTCAATTTCTCCTGACCTCACGTCGGCCCGGTTGTCCGCAGCGGAACCGCGCGTGACGATGGCCCAGTTGATTCCCTCGCAGGGAGGACGAGTTGACCGATCAGTGGGTGGCTCTGGAGCCGGGAGCCGACCCAGACGAACGAGTACGGGCGCTACGCCGAGCGCATGAGACCTTCACGACCGCAGGCACGGTCCCGCGTCCGGTCCGGCCGGTGGTGGCCGAGTCCTGGCGGCGCAGCGCACGCGCCGGCGTCGGGCCGGACGGCACCGCGAGCGTGGAACTGACCGATGACGACCTCGGCGCATACCGCGCCGAACATCCCCTGGCCCAGGTGATGCCGCTGGTCCGGGAGCTGGTGGGCACATTCGCCGCAGACGGCTCGCACCTGCTCGCGGTGTGCGACGCGCACGGCAGGCTGATGTGGGTCGAGGGCCATCCGACGACGCTGCGGCGGGCGGACCGGATGAACTTCGTACCCGGGGCACGGTGGTCGGAGGCGGCGGTAGGGACCAACGCACCCGGTACGGCGGTGGCGGTGGACCGCCCGGTGCAGGTGTTCGCGGCGGAGCACTTCATAAGACGGGTGCAGCCGTGGACCTGTGCGGCCGCGCCGATCCACGATCCGCACACCGGCCGGGTCCTGGGTGCCGTCGACATCACCGGAGGCGACGGCCTGGCACATCCGCACAGCCTGGGCTTCGTGCAGGCGGTGGCACGGGCAGCCGAGTCACAGCTCAGCCTGCTCACCCCGCCGAAGCAGGCCGAGGACACGGTCACGCTGAGCGTGCTGGGCCGGGACGAGGCCGAGCTCCGCCCGAGCGGCGGGCGCGGGATCAGACTGAGCCGTCGGCACAG comes from the Streptomyces seoulensis genome and includes:
- a CDS encoding ROK family transcriptional regulator, producing MTAPPHDSRPTGNGRTLPDTQQGMRRRNLARVMHAVSSDGPLSRATVASRIGLTRAAVSSLVDELIRWDLLEELGPERPSRVGRPGSALAVSGRGPAGIGAEIGVDHLAVCAVDLRGTVRARAVRRGANRGRSPESVAEELTSLLQQVTAEVEKDGLWVAGLAVAVPGLIARDGRTVVRAPNLGWHDTDLGGVLPGEVPLTVDNEANFGALAELWLGDGTPGDFLHVSAEIGIGAAIVVDGQLLRGTRGFAGELGHVPVRPDGPPCPCGGRGCLEQYAGEEAVLRAAGIEPREDVVGVLSERADAGDEEVRTALGEAGTALGIALTGAVNLLDPDTVVLGGALAALSPWLLPSLQRELRCRTAGPACPVAVSELGPEGPLLGAAHSVVRAVLDDPAMVAERP
- a CDS encoding N-acetylmuramoyl-L-alanine amidase — encoded protein: MNQPRTHLTRRGVLKGAALAAVPYALLPGPQAAAQAAVDYPPGEWQPASSGNYTVSSRPAAYKIDRVILHVTQETYTNTLAIFRNTGKKVSAHYLVRSADGHVAQCVREADVAWHAGDWGYNTRSIGIEHEGWVDQPAYFTNALYEQSARLTAAVCDKYGIPKDREHIIGHYQVPGTDHTDPGVNWDWVRYIRLVNFS
- a CDS encoding GAF domain-containing protein codes for the protein MTDQWVALEPGADPDERVRALRRAHETFTTAGTVPRPVRPVVAESWRRSARAGVGPDGTASVELTDDDLGAYRAEHPLAQVMPLVRELVGTFAADGSHLLAVCDAHGRLMWVEGHPTTLRRADRMNFVPGARWSEAAVGTNAPGTAVAVDRPVQVFAAEHFIRRVQPWTCAAAPIHDPHTGRVLGAVDITGGDGLAHPHSLGFVQAVARAAESQLSLLTPPKQAEDTVTLSVLGRDEAELRPSGGRGIRLSRRHSEVLVLLARHPEGMTGDELLCALYADESVTPVTLRAELARLRPLLPPGLLASRPYRLSVPVECDATLVERQLETGALTAAIRAYRGPLLPNSQAPAVVGLRRRLAAALRTALITRGDPDLLADWAHAPWGEHDLPVWRALAAVRPTAPVRARIAALEAELAVPEMPNRRRVRQTPWVTSGATYPQRPPV